The Ensifer adhaerens genome contains a region encoding:
- a CDS encoding endonuclease/exonuclease/phosphatase family protein, whose product MSLRLATFNIENLLSRFDFSGFRNQLKQDRVLRLFDVKTEAEYQRLEEARTIAHTDDTRQMSALAIADCDADILCLQEADNMASLQAFEYNYLFRMVGNGYRQKYLIEGNDSRGIDVAVLMREETRDGQPIECLDVKSHAGLTYEDLDLFNDRIALTNRPADRIFKRDCLELDLRIGGRPLTLYVVHFKSMGPAREGLDGRQATMPLRVAEASAVRHIIESRFGRGKTADKMFAICGDMNDYQEKVNILGDRRTGYQFVPHEEETSSLDVFTRDGFVENPMLRRPVMDRWTLFHSRGPQERHLCQLDYIWLSPALAKRNAHQVPEVIRGGQPFRTIFPPDLEVERYPRTGWDRPKASDHCPVAITLDV is encoded by the coding sequence ATGTCGCTTCGCCTTGCCACCTTCAACATCGAAAACCTTTTGAGCCGCTTCGATTTTTCCGGCTTTCGCAACCAGCTGAAACAGGACCGCGTGCTCCGGCTCTTCGACGTGAAGACGGAAGCCGAGTACCAGCGGCTGGAGGAGGCGCGCACGATTGCGCATACGGACGATACGCGGCAGATGTCGGCGCTGGCGATCGCCGATTGCGATGCCGATATCCTCTGCCTGCAGGAAGCCGACAACATGGCCTCGCTGCAGGCCTTCGAATACAACTACCTTTTTCGCATGGTCGGCAACGGCTATCGCCAGAAGTACCTGATAGAGGGCAATGATTCGCGCGGGATCGACGTCGCCGTGCTGATGCGCGAGGAGACGCGCGACGGCCAGCCGATCGAATGCCTCGACGTGAAGAGCCATGCGGGGCTGACCTATGAGGACCTCGACCTCTTCAACGACAGAATAGCGCTTACCAACCGGCCGGCCGACCGGATCTTCAAGCGCGACTGCCTGGAGCTGGACTTAAGGATCGGCGGGCGGCCGCTGACGCTCTACGTGGTGCATTTCAAGTCGATGGGGCCGGCGCGCGAAGGGCTCGACGGCCGGCAGGCGACGATGCCGCTGCGCGTGGCCGAAGCCTCGGCCGTGCGCCACATCATCGAAAGCCGCTTCGGCCGCGGGAAGACGGCCGACAAGATGTTCGCGATCTGCGGCGACATGAACGATTACCAGGAGAAGGTGAACATCCTCGGCGACCGGCGCACCGGCTACCAGTTCGTGCCGCATGAGGAGGAGACGAGTTCGCTTGACGTCTTCACCCGCGACGGCTTTGTCGAGAACCCGATGCTGCGCCGTCCGGTGATGGATCGCTGGACGCTGTTCCACAGCCGCGGGCCGCAGGAGCGGCATCTCTGCCAGCTCGACTATATCTGGCTTTCGCCGGCGCTTGCCAAGCGCAACGCGCACCAGGTGCCCGAGGTCATTCGCGGCGGCCAGCCGTTCCGCACGATCTTTCCGCCTGATCTGGAGGTGGAGCGCTATCCGCGCACCGGCTGGGACCGGCCGAAGGCGTCCGACCATTGCCCCGTGGCCATCACCCTGGATGTGTGA